The following is a genomic window from Benincasa hispida cultivar B227 chromosome 7, ASM972705v1, whole genome shotgun sequence.
aaactctcgttgtctctcataatctcactctcgaatttgattgggaaatccagtggcaaaaagaaggagattcatttgCTTTTTATTTAGTtagacttgctgagatgacagaattcatttgaaaacaacaatattttccttaaaaaaaaaaggaaaatattgtaATAAATGAAAGTTAAAACAGGTATGAGAAATACTATGATTCACCTTACTACCTACTTTAAATGAAAGTTCGAGTACTGCAATCTCTCGAATTGAGAAATACTATGAGGCAAGAGGAGAAGCTGACTGGAGATTTGATACTGCCATAGAAGCTGAGAGGATAGTAATGAAAGAGGCAGCTAAAAGGGAAGCTGCTGAAAACTTAAAACAGGTTGATGTTGTAAAAGTGCAGGAAACTATTAGCCAACCTAAAGGAGCTGCTCAGGATGGAATAAATGTGTCAAGATCACCAGGTGATTTTAAGCATGAATGTGACAAAAGCTTTTCTGTTTTTGTAAAAAATAGTCGACACtttgtatttctttttccattctATCTGGTTGTTTTCATCTTTACTTCTCTTTATCCAAAAGATAGATATTCATGTGGCTTTTTGTGTTTGGTATACTAAAGAATATCTAGACCACTGTTGCTTTTCTTTTCAATGGATGCTAACTATAAGACATGCATGGAATAGCTACCATCTTTGGTTGTCTCTTTCATTACTCAATAGCTaactttgttttcatttatCTGTTCTTGTATTACTTTAGCTATCATGCAATTGGATCTTGTTCTTGAACTTTTTTTTCATGTAGTTGGCTCAGTGCCTCGAAGTTTCTAACTTCCTTTTGATATTTCAGGTCGTTCTCCTTTCTCAAATTGAATATACAGATGTACCATTTGCATTCAGCCAAATTATTGTTCTTGTTACCTCACGGGTACTGCACTCATGTTATTGTTCCTGTACATATTGTTTTTTCTTCTCCCGAATGTCTCATTCCATATTTTAATATCAAAACCCCTGCATATAATGTTATGAATGTGATGTGAAATCAAGGGCACCAAATAAGTTTGACTCCAAAAGACGTCCTCAGTTCTACCACAAGTGGCTTAGGCAAACTTTGTAGGAACAAGCATCTCCTTAACATCACATTGCCACTTGGTACACACAAGAAATCACtcaaaggagaagaagaaaatgactaAAATTGATGGTTAAGCATTTGGCCAAAGTCAAAACTTTCAAAACTCTTTCACcatcaaaattgaaatctttCCAAGGAATATGCAACCGAATCGTCAATTCAAGGTGCTCTCCTTTTAGAGCAAAAAGAGAAACTCCCCATTTTTAGTGCATCAAAATGtctaatttcttcaaatttacaGATGAAGTTTTTAGATAGTCTCTTAAATGGTTAGTGGTAAGCTCACCCCAGGTACGATATCGATTGATATTATTgtataacataaaattttatcatattAACTGAAGAATAATCATTTATAGTTATGCTTGTTTGTTGCCTATATTGAGTGTATAGTTGTAATAAGGCATTGTTTAcattgtgtatgtgtgtatttttttcccttcataattttgtattttctaattttttttttaatacagaCTATCGTATCACGTATACTGATGCAAGCAAATTATCTTAATCAGGTCCCAAGTGCTATGGTTCTTTTTCTTGCAGAGCTTGCATTTACACGGTTCCAAAGCACATAGAATATTCAGCGGTTACTACTTTCCAACAACTTAGATCATCCTTATCGCTAACCTTTTTTGATATGGTAATACTCTACAATTTTATTGATCTGTCTTCTCCTCTTTGATGGCAGTCTACTATGTCCTTGATGAATACAGTCTTGATTGACTGATTTTTTCTCTTGCCAAATATTTTGGGCCTTGTGATTGCATCTTTATCTGTTAACTACCGAAAATTTCATAGAAGAATCAATATCTTGCTTGAAtgtatttcttttaatttagtctAGAAAATTGTCTTTTAGTGAACTTTTGTGCTTTACTAGTTTCCAGGCTTCAGTCATGTCTCCTGCAACATGAAGGGGGCTGTATTGGAATTTTCTAATCTCTAATACATGTAAAATTAAGTTCTGAACAATATTTGTGCTTTATGTGTCTAAAACATggtaagaagaaaaatatataatgttattgcaatttaatgaagaaaaattgtttCTTTGAAAAACCTTATTCTAATGTCCAGGCAGATTAATACTCCATACTTTGTTTAGGTTTCGAGAACAAATTCCACCTATTCACAGAAATTctcatttcaaaatttaaaccgCATTTAGATCAAAACAAATAGTCTAGTGCAATTATGTTGTATATTAACTATGTTAATTTTTAACATATTGCCATAGGCTGCATTTGAATCCAAAGAGTCATATTACAAAACTATTGGATTTCGGGAGGACAACGGAAAAATGGAGAGTGAAGAGAATTATTTGATGCGGCTAGAAGCATTCATGAAACTATATGGGGCATTGATTCAGGTTTGTCCCTTCTAATAGCTCAAGAAGTACCTTGAAATATCTCATCTTGCTGCTTATTATTTTAGAGATTTATATAATTGGGCTACTCAATGATCAAAATATCAATGTCGATATCGATATCAATATTTCTAGTTTTTACGGATATATCAACGGATACATGGATAAATAAGTCacgaaatttataaaatttatttagattagTAATTAAGTTGTTTGTACTCTCGAACTAAGTTATGGATGTTGTTATTAGAATTCCTATTCATATTGGACTAAATGGATAATAGTTTTCATGTTTTACGAATATTTATAAAAGATGTTGGAGATATTCATAGATATTTAATATCGATGTCAAACCATTCGATTCACGAATATATTGACGTGTCGATAGATTTCATCCTTGGAGCTACTTTTGTTATCTAGTTACACCCATGTTCAACAGTAATGACATTAGCAATCTATCTATAAAACCAAGTCATGAAAATGGTTCATTTGCAGACAGAAGTTCCTGGTATCCGTAACTTACATGGTCTTGAGGAAGGTTGGGCATGGCTGACAAGATTTCTAAATGCAGTTCCCGCCAATATATATACAGCAACCGCGCTCCGTGCATTCTTACAAGTTGAATAGaagtttaatgaaatttttatatGGATAACTTATTGTTGGAGGCTCGAATGAGATTTCTCCCAACTTTTGAAaacttaagtttttgggtcTCCTGCTTATGTCATCATAGGATGAAATCACCAAAACAATTGAGAAGTAAGATCTTGTTCTACTTCTCGTTTCTTGCTCCTCCATATGTCTCATCTTTCTCAATTCGCTTTTTCTATAGTCAGAAATCTTCCCGCTCCTCGATTCTTGCTCTCAATCCTTGATTCacaattttctcttaaaaaaaatcgaaagaagagaagattgaagaagagaaggaaCACATGTTTATGTATATTGgattaagaaaaataagttGCAGATTGAGAATCGAGAATTGAAGGCCACATGTGTATTTTTTGTCGAATAAGTAATTTCATCCAACGATGAAGTAAGTAAAAGgtcaaaaaaaacaaaaaaaaaaaaacatacatttaaAGTTGGGTCAGATCTCATTTGGGCTTAAAAAAGACATGGGTTTCTAAACGAAAAAACTAAGAGTTCAACCCGTTTTGTATCATCATATAGGTAGCAGGGTTTGCACtgtttagaaaatataaatCCCAATTCAGAAAGCTTTTGAATATCATCTCTGACAACTTCTTGAGTGCACTAAGAGGAAAAGAGAACATAGAGTTGAATGGGATCATTGTGAAAATTGGATTCTATTTGGAAGACCAGAAATTCCTTCAACAACCAGAAGGAAGAATCTTGCAGTAATGTTTGGGTTGGGCttgttctcttttcttttttgcaagCTTAAAAAATCAGAGGTAActtgaattttggagatttCTTCAGGGCTGATGTGAgaaataaccaattttgaagttttatttggaaaaatagaacgtagcaaaacaaatttaaatagtagaaaataataattagtaaACGACCAAACTATcctaaaaacaataaaattaagtaCAAATGAGAATTCAGTCCTTTATGCTTCTGGCGGTTAATAGGATATATGCATGCGAGGGAAGCCTACGACCAGGCGAAAATTACCGCTAGAAACGTCCACGGGGCGGGTTCCCCACAGGGAAAATTTCCCtgccataattttttttcaaacaatttttttatttcaattaaatatatatttttaacaattcctTAAAACATATCCAATACaactttcatttaaataaaatattatcaattttgatataaaaacaataatacacatataattaaaaatgccaaattctcataatttttataaaattaaaattcaacaattagaacatcttattataaatattaagaCATCTAAGggataaaagtaataaaatcttaaacttGAATAATTAAAACCATCGTAGACaaagtctatatatatattaataaattataatttatatacaaaaatCAGGATGGGGCGGGGACACGGGGTTGGGGTTGGGGAATATATTCCCCGTCCCAAAttgcaatgaaaaaaaaaaattcctcactccctcccccatttcCCGTGTATTCGGGAATTTCCCACCCTGTTTGGGTGGTCCCGTCGAGCCTCGATCTCATTATATAGTGAAGTTGTTGGCAAATGAGTATTTGAGAAAATTGCAAACCTTTGGATAATGTGATTACACAAAGAGAACCCATCAAGGACAAGCTTAGAAACCCTATTAGATTTAGGATTGTGTTTGACATCAATCCCAGAACGtcattgttgaaaatgatgttcaAAGCAAAGTAAGAAACACGCGTCCAAGCGACTAAGGCCGATGACCCGGTGGAAATGGTCGTTAGAAGCTAACTGAAATAATAGAATTCAAGGGAAGGTTGAACCAACAATGGTAGGCATAAGATTGAGGAGGAGAGATTTGTGAAAGAAGCAGCAACTAAACTAGATTtatggatttttattttttattttatttagatcgttgaatatataatatatattatatatatatatattatggtaaAAAATTGCAAACAACCaatatttgatttgaaaataatatcGAGTGTTACattttctttaaacttttttgttgatttaaattctattaaaatttattCTGATGCATGAGtttcaggaaaaaaaatctgatttttcttttaattctcttttatttattaattttttttttatatatatacttcaatccttttctatctcaaattcaaaatttactaATTCCAAACTTTTATCAACCTAAATTCAAACATTTTAAATCCAAAAATTTCAACGGTGataaaaaatgtataaaaaaattgaaaagcctattaaaaaaacatttgaaaagaatTACATGAAactaaatcaaatcaaaagaaTGTTACAACGTGATAAAGaaatttataaacaaattaaaaaaataaagcaaaatcaaatttgattaacaaaagttatatttgaatatatattgGTGTAGAAAAATCAGAAAGatgtaaaattttgttataattcGAAATCATAAAAATGATGGCTTATAACTTCACATTACAATTACACTGTATGTCTAAATCTAAATTAGttaaatctctttttttttttttttttaacacgcCACATGTattcttataaaagaaaaaaataaaactaaatctaataataatatacataaattttcacaaattgaaaaatattaaactatttacagaaataaccaaaaaaaaaacattaacgGATAGTATTGcctctatcagtatctatcaaagaagattaaaactttgttattttgtgtaactTGATAGATTTACTATAACAGAAAATGAGGACCATTTTGAATATATTGCCccttttgaaattcaaatttatattttattatcaaattagattttgataactaCTTTTCAAGAAAAACTTACATTGAACCAATTAAGTGGGCAATATATTCAAAATGGTCCTCATTTTCTGTTATAGTAAATCTATCAAGTTACACAAATCTACCAAAAAtcttattaatttcaatttttgacaaaaatcaaGAGGATCCCTTTGATTTTGCTACTTCCTccaatttctcattttttttttaatttgaaggCATTTACAACTTTTCGTTTTTTGTATGTGGGTTGTGCTgggttttttttgttatttttgcaAACTTAAAAAATCAAAGCCACATACCaaatttttatgagttattttgCTATTGGTGCTAGTGACTATAATTAATTTACCAAAATGAATTTAGCTTAACGATAattgacatatattttttttagattggaGATTGAATCCTCTATCTCCACagttgttgaactaaaaaagtcattaataattttttttgggaaaaaaagtAATATCAATTTGTACCCTAGAGTCTTTGAAGATTATTGTTTCAATTAAAACTTTGTACCAATAATTGTAACattaatgatttttctttttttttggaaaagaagTAATATCAATTTGTACCCTAAGTCTTTGAAGATTATTGTTTCAATTAAAACTCTATACCaataattgtaatatttaaacccaAAACTTGTAAAaagatatcaatttaaatcttttattatGTTTAGTTTGGATAAACATTATCTATGTCTATGATTTTATCAAATAAGCCATTAAATTTTTGTAAGCGAATTAATTTGAACCCTCAATTAAAATTTCTATTAAAAGTCATTCATGTATCAATTTTAATCATTCTAACATTTCAAGAAACCTACacaattgtaaaaattgataTACGAATGATTTTCAAAGGTAATCTAAATAAagagttcaaattaatttattaatgataatatagaaatttaattaaaacaattctAAGCGTCAATGAGTAACCCAAGTCCATCAATGAAGTCTAAAGTTTGGaagtataaataaatattttgttgtcaaaaatattaattaatttacaagttgaatgtttttttttttaataacacaAATGGGATTGATTtgactaataataataataaatttgaaattagatgTATCATGAATGTCAACTTTGCTGTCAAATCCTTATAGTGTTGTTGAAAACCACTTGATCATAATGGACTTTAACAAAGTCAAGAGATgccattttccttttcttcttagcAGCTAGGATATTAATCTTAGCCACCATCCTCTTGGAGAGAAAGGACTATTCAATGAATTTGTGAGGTTTAACTTTGAAATATGGATTCGAAAATCTACATGTTCTATCAAAGAATCGAGTtagttttacaaattttctagaatataaatatcaatcaaattatTACATACTCGAATAATTTCTTAGTAGAAAATCACGATGCTTCCgaagttttcttaattttttttcaaggaCATATAAAGTACATATATCATAGTTAAATTTTGGAGAaacttaatttattagattatttatcattgatgatagtcatatttaaaatttataataggTTTTAttggtttataaatattaaattttgggagaaaaaatatttttggtccTGCAATTTAAACTTTGATGTCTATTTCAACTTTAAGATTTTAGAACCAACAATGAAGACATTAAATAGTTTAGATATTGAATGGCATTGAGTCGTGGCAACAAAGGTGggtagagattttttttttttaaaaaaaaaaaagagtagaaAGAAAAAAGGACAAGGTGAGGTTCATATCATTAATCTATTAAGCTATATACActactattggggttgatgaataaatctcataggatcctataatttgtaattgtattgtaaaaatatcttatttatctaataaaatatgttatgttttagttgacatttagttgcattaatctaCAAATCAGTAAgctaacattcaaggttatcttgtaggttaaacatatatgtagagacatacaggtggatcatgtttaggtgataacctaaatggtctgtaatagatggataagactggatatcCTATCCTGGTTACACTATAGTATGAcctgttttgtagatgttataattattgtaatgtgctacaaatggtttgatcctgatcattcatgtacaGACAtatgagcgaggatattctatacaaaggagtttgtataagattggatcacgaaatatttagtcttattatataaaatcattcataatagagatttacatctcaccaatatgaccataagtaacatgacctggatcctgagtgagttgtgaactcctgcctatgaaggcggtcctttgatttgcatgggtgagagtggtcagatcgccaacttaacaagtctaccattttggggattcgtctgattgagaagCTGGAAAcaaagctacacaagatggaattcactccttccccaacatcagggtaaatagataaattgttcccttaaaggctgattccaaagcttgaacaatgtgttGCCACAcgttctcctggcccgagaggggtttggccatagttggactatgatatattgttcattagagagatcagtggtacttaaggagttagatgtaactataggagaaaAACGGTAATTCTGGCCCAGTTATAcgtacgagcaatttgtgaagggtcatcgtactgttgattgattatatccaatggatatatgtagtacaaagagtgcagctgtcggtctttagtagagtgtccgacagttaacggatggtgaataatttaattaaatagtttaattaattattcacgtaccgttggagcttcaagctacaggtctatgaggttcCCTTTGTAACTCAacgagaattaatgagaatcaattttcggattaatttgaattgttcaaattagttgaggaaattaattatatgtgatataattaatttaatctgattttatatgatataattactataatgtatttgatacattatatatatctATCAATGTATATCACTAATACCGATAGATATCTATGACTGATAGATATTCATGACTGATAGATagtaacattttgttatatttaaaagtattttaaatagttttattatttaataccATTATCCTTTCATTATCTTGGAGGTCTTCCTTttgtgattttttctttttggcaataatttttataattaatatttttaatagtttattACAAGTGTAACTATCCATTTTAAAACCaacttttattatattaataaaccTCTATTATCCCAATTGGGTAAACATCgttgtttaattatatctttgGTTAACGGAGCATAATTCAAAAGTAATTGACATCTgtacttattatttttcctttgtGGAAGGTTCAAATCTTCATATTTCTATCTTTAGtgcttaaaaaaaagttaaattataaatttcgtctctttgatttataattaaaatttaggggCTATTTAGAAtgttgagttggttattataatcgATGATTATTATAGTCTATAAGTCATAATAATGTGTATCTAGGGCGTAGGttattttaattgttacaaatgataaGAGAAGATAGTtacaaaatagtaaataatgtaGACAATGaggattttcaaaattttttattgtatCTAAGTGTGAGATATAATAATTGAAAACTTAAACAATTATAATAGAAGACCAAAACATTAAATGGACTATAATAGACAACTCCATATAAGACAAGTTGATTAGACTATAGGGACTATTGATCAGACTATAGGCCAAACGGCTTCTTAGTCCTTATGGTTCGATAAAATTAGGGATTGTATATGAGAATTTTATTAGACTATAGGgactatttatgagatttttatcaaatcataaatattaaattcaagcttttaaatactaaaaaaaaatcaatatcttaaaatcataagattaaattctaacctttttttcaaatcttataaaccaaatttataattaaaaaaaaagagcatATTTTTGGTTACATATAGTTGGTGAATCACACAAAATTAAACTCTTCACAAATTTGAAACCACTTGTCTTTTTTtattacacttttttttttgttacatatAGGAAAATAAATTACATAGCCATCATTTAAGatagaattgaaaatttttctatttcattttctttgtcAATAGggcaaaattattatttattgatattttcatttaatgCTCTGTTTAGTTTCTGGTTAACACATTTAATGCTTTTTGACGTAAGAGTTTCCCAATCCCACGTTTTTTTAATTCTAGTAATAAAATATGGTTGAATTATATTTTTCTGGATATTTCACTTTAATTTCTACAACTTTAAGTTTCATTATTCTACCtgcattttaattaaaatttaataaatgcGTCTATATTCTagtgaaaaataatttaacttCAACATTATAAGCAGTAGCTacagttcttcttcttctttttttttttttttttaagcaaagTAGTAGCTATACCTGTAAAAAGGAATGAGTATAAAATTGTAAGAATATTAACCTTCAaccaaaaaatattaaaatagtaGCTATACGTAAATttctcaattttatttattatttttaaaaatttatccATTATTTTTCTGCTTATTCCAGTAATGTTCAAACTCCAAACgtataataatcaaattaaaatcagTTTTTAAGTATATAGAGAGTTAATACatatttgaactttaaacatcaaaattaattatttcaattttcgCTATATCTCATAACATTATGCTAATATTATATACATTTTggacattttaatataaaaataaagagaacTTTCATAGACAATAACTCCTCTTCACTAATATAAATGAGTTGCCACTTTTCATTGTTGTCGTGtcgtttctttctttttttttctctttttttttttaaagaatattgTAATTCAAACCAAAAAAAGGTTGGAATTTCAAAAATCTAATTTCACATTAATAATATCTAGACTTTTGTAAAATTAAGGAACACAACGAAAACACGGATAAGAAcctataatataataataataataaatataatataatataacataataataaactaaaattataaaaattattggataatatgaaattttgagtgaaattttgaagtggattgACTCACCAATGTGTGTGTTTTTtcaagatccaccaaatgtcactatttataggcaatgtgacaagtaggatgtggtcttacatggacaccaaacatgaataactatAAGACACATAGACAACATGAATATTGACACATGGtttttaggacactaagcattggacatctatttttataatatttataatactcctctTTATatgcctatatatatatatatatatacgtctcgttaaaaccttactaaaaGAAACTCAATAGAAAAAAATCTCATTGAAGGAAAAAgattacatatttcatataatttaataatcctaaaagaatacaatatattttctACCCCTAATGGAAACATCAATTGAGATATCTGAATTGCCACATTCCAATTTTGtacaccaatttttcaaagattgtaggtaatgtctttgtaaataagtcggtcaggttatccttcgaacaaatttgttgtatagtgatatcacaattttcttcaagatcacgagtgtagaaaagttttggtaaaatatgtttttttctatctcctttaatataccCTCCTTTGATTTAGACTATACATGATGTGTTGTCTTTGTATAATAtcattggaagatttttattagaaaacaaACCACATGTTTCAGGAATGTGCCGAGTCATTAATCTTAACCATACATGTTATTGACTAGCCTCATGagttgcaagaatttcaacataaTTTGAGGAAGTGGCTGTTATGATTTGTTTCACTAATTGTcatgatatagtagttcctCCACATATGAACAAATAACCTATTTGAGATTttgctttgtgtggatcagataaatatccagaatatgcacaaccaactagatcaaaaattgatttatttgaaacACATACCCTATATCAATCATTCCTTAGAGATAACGGAGTGTCACTTAATTCCATTCTAATgtctttttgttaaaaaaaaactatatctagctaataaatttactgaaaatgcaatatctggtcttgtattattagcaagatacataagtgcaccaactacactaagatatggtacttcaggaccaagaagttcttcgttattatctcgaggtcgaaatatatctttcttcacatctagtgaacaaacttccattggaatgttcaatggatatGCTTTGTCcgtataaaatcttttcaaaattttccctatataagttgactgatgaataaatatctcatctaaatgctcaatttgcaaaccaaggcaaatttttatttttttcgagatatttcatcttaaattctttcttaagatattctattgtctttgaaagctcttcaggagttccaattatatttaagtcatcaacatatacagttataatagcaaatctcgtgatttctttataaaaatacatggatatattggattattttgatatccttctttctaAAAATATCTACTCTAGCGATTGTATCACATCCgttctgattgtttcaatccatatagtgatctctgtaactttattgaatacaattctcgGGAATTTGAtctatatgtttcaggtaccttaaatccttctaggattctcatataaatatccttatcaagagatccatataaatatgctaagactacatccataagatgcatatctagactttcataca
Proteins encoded in this region:
- the LOC120081132 gene encoding LOW QUALITY PROTEIN: nucleoporin Gle1-like (The sequence of the model RefSeq protein was modified relative to this genomic sequence to represent the inferred CDS: inserted 1 base in 1 codon), with product MRIKLIQTHSKVLESVQSLLLEAMSPIRLILRGPSRMRQVTADPQPDFSFGDLGVELHSMEEKLKTSSTPFKRTRSLSSTAISRIEKYYEARGEADWRFDTAIEAERIVMKEAAKREAAENLKQVDVVKVQETISQPKGAAQDGINVSRSPGDFKHECDKSFSVFLAQCLEVSNFLLIFQVVLLSQIEYTDVPFAFSQIIVLVTSRVPSAMVLFLXRACIYTVPKHIEYSAAAFESKESYYKTIGFREDNGKMESEENYLMRLEAFMKLYGALIQTEVPGIRNLHGLEEGWAWLTRFLNAVPANIYTATALRAFLQVAGFALFRKYKSQFRKLLNIISDNFLSALRGKENIELNGIIVKIGFYLEDQKFLQQPEGRILQ